The genomic stretch TTTTGCGGTTCCTAAATCATCGCCTCGAACTTCTAAGCGTTCGACAAAACGGACAAAGCGAAACAACCCACGAAAAGATGTTTTTTCGTATTGATTAGCTCGGTCATATAACGCACGTAAATTAGCCTGGCGTTGTTTGCCACCCGGTAATCCACCAACAAATTCATAAAAATTAGTTTCTTGATAGATTTGCCAAATTAATGATGTTAAGTTTTCCCGGATAGATAACTCACGCCAATTATTTAACTGTTGAATAAAATCACTCATTTTATCTGCAGTTTCCGAAACGGTTGTATCTTTGTATGTTAACAATGCATCATAGAAATAACCATTCTTTTTCGCCATACGAACTTGTCCTAGCTCTTCTTCGTTTAAACCGATTATGGGTGACCGTAAAACAGCAGCGAGCGGAATATCTTGGTAAGGGTTGTCAATCACTTTCATCAGTGCAATCATCGTAGCTACTTCTGTTGTTTCAAAATAACCAGAATTGTTATTCGCGTAAAAAGGGATATCCTGAACTTTCATTGCTTCTTCCATATCTGGAGCGCTTGTCATCGCCCTAGCTAAAATAACTATATCTCGATATTGAATCGGTCTGTTTTGTTTCATTTTTTTATCAAATATAGGAAACTTATTGTCTATCATTTCTTTAATTTTCATTGCAATTGCACGTGATTCCACTTGATTTTTTTGTAATTCTTGAGGTGACAATTCATCTTCAGTTTCACTCTCCACAGACTTCATATCAATTAGCAGTAGTTCCGTCGCCATATCAGTCGTTTCAGGAAAACTTGCGCCTAAAGTTAATTCCGCCGCTGCATCATAATCAATTTCAGCAATGTGCTTATCCATCAATTGATGAAATATAAAATTAGTCGCATCTAAAACTTCTTTTCTACTTCTAAAGTTTTGCGACAAATCAATACGTATTCCGCTTCCATTTCCATCTTGTTGGTAAGTTTGATATTTCGTCATAAATAGCGTTGGTTCTGCTAAACGGAACCGATAAATAGACTGCTTTACATCCCCAACCATGAATAAATTCCCTTGTTCCTCACCTGAATTAGTTACTAGTCGTAGGATAGTTTCTTGCACCATATTAGTATCTTGATATTCATCAATTAATACTTCTTTAAATTGTTTTTGATAGTTTTTAGCAACTTCTGATGCTTCATTGTCTTTTAATAAAATCTTTAATGCTAAGTGTTCTAAATCATTAAAATCCAATACTCCTCTTTGCTGTTTTTCTTCAAAGAAATTTTCAGCAAATTTTTTCACTAATCTACTCAAGGTTTTGATGTCTGGTTTCATTTTTTCTAAGTCAGATAAATAATTTATTTCTTCTCGTGAAAACCAATCAGTTGCGATATTTTTAATTTCTTTTTTTGCTGCATCTCGAAATTTCTTTGCTTCCTCTACATATTCTTCATCGTAATCACTTTTATTTTTTAGTGTTGGAATACGCTTAAAATCAATACTTTCAATAGCCTTTTTCAGCTGTCCCCAGCTATTCCAGCTCAATTCTGTTATTGCTTCAATTTGAGCTAAATCATTTTCTAACGTAGCTAAATAAGGTACAGGTCCATTATTTTCATTTGCATAATCTATCGCATTTAATAAATAATTTTTAGCTTGATTAACTCTTAATTCAATATCTTCTTTAATAATTGGAAAATAAGGTAATTCTGTAATCGAAGTAGTCTCTTCTGTATTATAAAAGTCCACCATTTCTTCTAACCATATATTCGGATCTGGATTTGCTCTTGAGAAATCATATAGCTTAGATATTAACGCGTGAAGCTCTGCATCCGACCTATCTCCAGTAAAAGACTCTACCAAGTGAAAAAACGGCTCATTGTTTTCAATACTGTATTCTTGTTCAAGCAAATTTTCTAGAACCTCATCACGAATCATACTACTTTCGATTGGCTCAATTAAGCGAAAATTTGGATCAATATCTGCATCAAAATAATATTTTCTAATAATTTCTAAGCAAAAAGAGTGGAGAGTGGAAATAGAAGCATAGTTAAGTAAAGCCACTTGCCTTTTTAAATGGGTAGAATCTGGATTTTGAGCTAGAGCTTCTTCCAAGCCTTTCCCAATTCTAAACTTCATTTCAGCAGCAGATGCATTAGTAAAAGTTACGATTAGCAACTCGTCAACATTTAAGTTCGCTGACTCATTTATTAACTTCTCAATAATTCTGGTTACTAATACAGCTGTCTTCCCTGAACCAGCAGCAGCAGCTACAAGCACATTGTTCCCTTCAGCTTGGATAGCTTTCCACTGGTCATCTGTCCATAAAGAACTTTCTGGTTTTGGCGGTATATTTAATCCCATGCTACTGTTCCCCCCCTTCGATATCCATTTTTGCTAAAATTGTTTCTGTTTTTTCATTGGTTAAATGTCTATATTGATTGCTTGCTAGAGATGGATCAAATCCACAAAATGAACGAAAACCACAAAATTGGCAAGGTGTTCTTTCTTTTAGTTTATATGGGTTAATGGAAACTGCTCCATCAAGTATTTTGTTCCCAGCTTCTTGGTATTTATGACGTACAAAGTGACGCATTTTATCAAATTCTTCTCTTGTCGCAGTTTTTGACCTCGCACTTAATTCACCATTTTGTTTTATTTCTGCTGGAACAATATTAGATGATTTACCTTTTTCAAGTGTCGTATCCATCAATGATACAGCCACAGGATCAGATAAAATTAATCCTTTCATTTTAGAATTTTTTTGTAATTCTTTTGCGATAGCCTCATCACTTAACTCTTTCTCCGCTTGTACATATTGATTATGCATATGGAAATATAGTACTCCAGCTGGTTCTGCCGTTTTGCCAATCATTTTTTGTGCATTTGTAACTACAATATCCAAATACGTCAGCATTTGAAGCGCTAAGCCATAATAAACTTCCGTAAGAGCCAAATCATGTGAACTCGATTTATAATCTATAATGCGTAGGAATGTCCGATCTTCTTGTTCTGCCATATCAATCCTATCAATTCGACCTTGTAAAAGAAGTTCACTATTCGCTTGGAGCGAAATTTTTAATGGCGGAATGTCTCCTTTTAAGCCAAAATCAACTTCTAAGCCGACTGGACGAAATGCACTACTTTTTGCTTGTTCATTTAGTACTGTCGTTGCCCTCGTTATGATTTGAAGCAATTTATACTGAATATATTCCATTCTTTTGGAGCTAAGTAGTATCTCATGCTGAATTTTAGGCGCTAGGAAAGTCATTGCTAATTTCGCCATTTGTCTACATTCTTGGTCTGTTAAACTGCCCCAATCCAGATTATTTCTTTTTAATTCTGCTGAAATCCATTCCATTGCTCCATGGAAAATTTCTCCCATATCTACAGCTTGTAGCTGAAAATGACCTCGTTCTTCTAATTTTAAACCATATTGAGCAAAATGTTGAAATTCGCAACTGAAAAATTTCTCCATTCTCGAGACACTCGCATGGATTGTTTCTCCAAATAAGTTTTTGGCAGTTTTTTCTTGTAGTGGTTTTGTTTTATTTTCGTAATACAAACTAGATAACACTTGTTTAGCCATTCTAGATTCTTTTCCATTTTCAAAATAACTATTATAGGCATCCCACCATACACTAGATAGTGGATAACCTCGTTTGTACATTTGTAATTGACTCGTCAACAAACCTAATGTTGCTTGCTTAGAACGAATATAACTACTTTGTTCCGCATCACTTAATAAACCTGGGTCTGTTAAATAAACCGATTCGCTTAATTTTTTAAACTGGCCTTTTATTTTCCTTAAATAATTGGATTCACTTAGCACTTTACCTTCTTCATCCGCAGCAGGGTAACTAAGAAATAGTTTATCACTAGGCAAACTTATTATTTTATACGCCAATAAATCTTCTTCTCCAATATTATTTTTAGCAGATGGCTTCAAATTACTAACCTCAGCACGCAAGGCATCCCTATCTTGATCCGAAAGAATCCCGTTATCCTTTTGGCGAAGCGGCATAACACCATCGTTCATTCCAATTGCAAAAATCACTTTCATATCTAGTAATTTCGCATTCTCCATATCAGATAAAACTACTTGATCTAAGGAAGGTGGCAAAAGTGAAAATTCAAGGGCATCTAGCCCAGTGGCAATAATTTCTACAAAACTATTTAAGTCTAAAGTTTCTTCACCTAAAACTTCTACAAATTCATCCAAAAGCGCCGAAATAGCGCTCCATGCTTGCTCGTGCTCACGTGCAAGTTCTAGATAACCCTGCTCCTCTGCTCTTTGTCTCCATGATTCCAATCGTTCTACAGCATTTACTTGTTCTAAAAAATGATAAAGAGCTAAAGCAAATTCCATCCCTGTTTTTGCTTTCTTTAGATTTAACTCTAAAGTTGAAAGTGGGTTTACTATAAGACTTCTCATTTCGTTAATAATTGATTGCGTTTGAATTTCTTCATCTGTTTGAGGTAACACATTAGTTGATAGCCCACGAATCTTCCGATAAATCCAATCGCCTTCTTTTTCCCATTTCCATTTATTTTGAATGCCATTTTCTAATACATAGTTCTCTAGAATATCCGCTTTACGTCTAAGAACACTTGATTTTTCGGCAACACCAAAGAAAAACTCTGTCTTAACTGCTTGAAAGATTGGTTCATACTTCCAATTAAACAAAATAGCATCTAAGCTAGAACGGATAAACTCAATAAATGGGTGTTTCGACATAGCTCTTTTTTTATCAATAAAGATGGGAATATTATATGACTCCATCACTGTTTCACATAAAACGTCATAATCTCCGAGATTTCTTGTCAAAATAGCCATATCTTGATATCTGTATCCATTTAATGTGAGTTGACGAATTTCACGAGCAACCCCTTCTATTTCAGCACGTCTGTTGTTCGCTTGATGAACACTTAAGTTATGAGGTTCTTCTTTAAAAGCCATAAATTTATTGTGACCCCAAGCATTTGCTAAAAATGCTAATGATTCTGTTTTTGCCCGTTTATTCTCTAAGAAAAACTTATCTTCTTCTACATTAATACCATTTAATTTTGCCAGCTCTAATAAAGCATAGTAAGCCTCCGTACTTGCTTTAAACATGCTGTATTCATCTAATCCATGCTTGATTTCGGGCACATTTAAAGCTAAAGAAACTGTTACTTTATCACATTTTCGCATTAATGCACCAATGACTGTCAGCTCTTGTTGCGAGAAAGAAGTAAAGCCATCAATGACTATTTCCGTCTGATTTAAATAATCACTTTCTGTAATTTTTTCCGCAAGTAATCTCAAGTAATCTTCATTTTCGAGGAATTTATCTGCCAATAATTCTTCATACTTTTGATAGATTATTGATATATCGTGGATTTTATTGTTCACACTTGTAGACAGGTTAGTAGCGCTTTTCACCATATCTTCTATAGAAACTTCTTCTTGTTTCATTTCTTTAAATAAATTCGCTAACTCTGCATAGAAACCTTTTCTAGACGTAGCTCTAGAAAAGATTTTTAGTTTGTCTCTTTGATCGAGTGCAGCTTTTCTAATAACCATTTCGATTCCAGTTTGACTCAGAAAAGTTTTAGATAACCCACCCGTTTCTTGAAGTATTTTCCATGCTAAACGACTAAAACTAAATATTTGAGTCCCGAGCATTCCTTCTAAATTTTCTTTGTTTAAAAAGCTTGTCTCCATTTGAAACGTCATTTGATCCGGAACAATAAAGATGTATGTCTTAGAATTTTGTTTAATTTTTACGCTAACTTCGTCCATTAAATAAGTTGTTTTACCTGTGCCTGATCTACCTGCAATTATTTGAAGTGTCATACCCTCACCACCGAACATATGTTTTTATTTAGTTTACCATATTTGAGCAATCTGTCCAGAACTTTTTTCGAAGCATTTTTTGCTTGAAAATTTATAAAACAGCTCAAAAAAACTAAGATAGCTCTTACTATCTTAGTTTTTCATATATTCTAGTCAAAAGCTAGCATTTCCTGTTGAATTTTATTCATTTTTTCTGTAAGTTTCATAAATTCCGCTTTGTTCCTATTATCGAGAGCTTTATCAATTTCAGCTCTAAGTTGTTCTAATTTTCTCTCTTCTAGGAGCATCGTCAGGAAGCATTCGATAAAAACGTTTGTTAATTCTTTTTCACCCTTAAGGACACCCACCTGATTCATCAACGAATTAGAAAAATCACGCATTTCCACGACTACCACTCCTTCACTCATATTTATTACAATTTTGAAAAATTGTAATATACTAAGAAAAAACAGAAAACAGCTTGAAAATACAACTTTACCAAAATCTAATGACTTGCAAATTACCATGTGCTATAATGACAAAAAATAACTCATAACTAACTTTGATGCTTAGTCGTTACTTAGAAGTTTTGCTTATTAGGCAATAACTCTAGGTTTCTTCTTAGACATAAATACAAACATAGAGGAGTTGAATGAAATGAAAAAAGAACAAATCAGTACTCAGTTTTATGAAGTAAACCCGCACACAATGATTATTTTTCCAAAAAAATCTGGAAGTATAGTCTATTCAGAAATTTATGAAGTTGATTCCCATTATACTTCTAAATTTACCCCGTTTGAACTAATTAAAACCAGCTGTAACTTTTTCGGATCAAGCTATGAGGGACGCAAAGAGGGAACTAAACACTTAATTGGTGTTACCCATAAGCCACCCATTATCATTGACCCAGTCACTTCTACTTATGTATTTCCAACTGTAGCACCTAGTTCAACAGAATGTATTTGGATTTTCCCACAACATATTAAAGATTATCATGCAATTGGATTTAACCACACTTTAATAACATTTTCTAATATGGAAACCTTTGAGATTGATATGTCTTTAGCATCTTTTAATAATCAGATTGCTAGAACCTCCATGTTACATATGAAATTTTCTCAAAAAATGCGTATAATGGAGAGTAATTTTCCTTCAATGAATAGGTTTTTCCCACCAACCACTCTTGCTGCTGAACCTAGACGTTATTACAGCACCATGCTTCCAAATAACGAAGATCCTAATGAGCCTCAAGATCCTGAGCAGTAACTTTAAAACCAAATAAAAGCCAGTTACATAATAGTAGCTGGCTTCTCCTTAAAATTATTTTTTATTTTCAATCGCATCTGCAATTCGTTTTAACATTAATAACTCATCCTCTGAGTATGTATAAGGTAATTCTAAATACCATTTCTCGAGTTCCGGATTTCCAATTAAAGGAAAGGCGTTTACCGAATTCTTTTCTCGCAAACCAGCTACATCATCTAATAAAAAATCGGTTGTTGTTCCAAGAATTTCTGCTAATTTAGCCAAAATAAAAATTGGCGGTCGGTGGTTATCATTTTCATACTTGCTTATTGTGGATGCAGTTGTCCCGATTTTCGCAGCCAGTTGTTTTTGTGTTAACCTATTTTTCTTTCTTAAATGAATTAATTTTTCTCCAAATTCCAATACGCCCACCTCACTTCACTTCCAGTATAGCAATTTTTCGGAAATAATTCGAGAAATTACTAAAAAGAAATCGCCTTTTTAGTTTCAAAAGACGATTTCCATATTTTATACAGTTGGTTTCTTACGTAGAACACCAATTAATCCTGCGCTGATTAATGTTCCAATAATAATTGCAATAATATAGAACCAAGGTTGGGATACAAGGAAGATAACAAAAACTCCTCCGTGAGGTGCTAATACTTTAATGTTTAAGAACATTACTACCGCACCTGTGATAGCACTTCCGGCAATAAAACTCGGAATCATTCGAAGTGGATCGGCCGCTGCAAATGGAATAGCTCCTTCAGTAATGAATGAAGCACCCAAAATAGAGTTAGTTAAGCCTGCATCACGTTCTTGAGCTGTAAATTTATTTCTAAAAATAAGAGTTGCTACAAACGTTGCTAGTGGTGGTACCATGCCAGCAGCCATTGTTGCTGCCATGATTGCGCTACCGCCTGTTGCTACACTAGCTGCGAGTGTACCCGTTGCAAATATATAAGCAGCTTTATTAATTGGTCCACCTAAATCCGCTGCCATCATTGCACCTAACAGTAATCCTAAAATAACTGCGTTCGTTCCACTTAAACTATTCAAGAAGTCATTCAACCAAGTGTTCAATGCGCTCATTGGTACATTTAATAGCAACATTAAAAGTCCGACAATTAACACCGATAAAACTGGATAGAATAAAACTACTTTGATACCGTCTAATGTTTTTGGTAACTTTTTAAGTGCTAGTTTAATTAACTCTACTGCATAACCTGCAAGGAAACCACCAACAAGTGCTCCAAGGAAGCCTGCACCACCAACAGATGCTACTCCACCTGCAACAAAACCTGCTACAAGTCCTGGTCTATCCGATATACTGTAGGCAATATATCCAGCGAATACTGGAAGCATGAAGCCGAATGCAACATCACCGATTTGTTTTAATAGTGCTGGGATTTCGTTATATGAACCAAGTTTTGCGAGTTGATCTTGAGGAACACCTAACATTTGATCAAGCATAAACGCGATGGCGATAGCGATACCTCCACCAATTACAAACGGCAACATGTGAGAAACACCGCTCATTAAATGTTTATAAATTTGTTGACCGATAGAAAGTCCGTCTGCGCTCTCCGTAGCTTGACTACCTTCCTCTGCTTTATAAATTGGAGCATTGCCTGAAATTGCTTCTTTAATTAGTTCTTCTGGTTTATGAATTCCCGCTGCAACTGGTTTAGCAATTAAATGCTTCCCGTCAAAACGAGGCATATCTACTTGTACGTCAGCTGCAATAATAACTCCATCAGCTTCTGCAATTTCTTTATCTGTTAAACGGTTTTCAACGCCTCTAGAGCCATTTGTCTCAACTTTGATTCGTACACCTAATTTATTAGCAGTTTCTTGTAATTTTTCTGCAGCCATATAAGTATGTGCAATTCCTGTTGGACATGCTGTAACTGCTACGACTGATTTACCAGTTTCATTGGTTGAGGTTGGAGCAACGACTGTTTCTTCTGCGTCTTCTTGTTCATTGTTGAATAAATTGATTACTTCCTCTGGAGTTTTAGCATCTCTTAACGATTGCACAAACGCTGGATGAACCAATAATCTAGAAAGAGCTGCTAAAGTTTCTAAATGAGTTGCATTAGCGCCATCTGGAGCAGCAATCATAAAGAATAAGTGTGCTGGCTGACCATCTAAAGCATCATAATCCAATCCTTTTTCACTCTTAGCAAAAACAACAGTTGGTTCATTTACTGCTTTTGTTTTCGCGTGAGGCATTGCAATTCCTTCACCTACACCAGTAGAACTCTGTGCTTCACGGTTCATTATAGCTTCTTTAAACAGCACCTCATCATTAATTTTCCCGTTGCTCTTTAACGAAGCAATCATTTCATCGATGGCAGCTTCTTTTGTCGTTGCCTGTAATGACATAATCATAACATCTTTGCTTAATAAATCAGTGATTCTCATTTTAGTTCCTCCCTGTTATTTTGGTTATCTTCACTTGCGGTAATAGTTCATCTATTAGTTCTTTTTGGGCTAAATCTGTTGAAAATGCAGTAGCTCCACCTGTTGCAACTCCTGCAGCAAAAGCTTTAACGGGATCTCTCGTTTTATCAAAAGTCCCAACAAAGCCTGCAATCATTGAGTCTCCAGCACCTACGGAATTTTTCAGTTCCCCTTTTAATGCATCGGCGAAGTAAACATCTTCTCCTGTAAATAGAAGCGCTCCGTCACCAGCCATGGACACGATTACATGTTGCGCGCCTAATTCTAAACATTTTTTCCCGTATGGGATAAGTTCTTCTACGCTACCAAGTTTCACGCCAAATAGGTCTGCTAGTTCGTGGTGATTTGGTTTAATTAGAATCGGGTGGTTTGGTAATGCATCTAGCAGTTCTTGACCAGTTGTATCAATCATAAATTCAGCTTTTTTTTCTTTGCAAATTTGAATTATTTTATTGTAAAAATCATTTCCAAGTGAAGGAGGCACACTACCAGATAAAATAACAATATCGTTAG from Listeria monocytogenes ATCC 19117 encodes the following:
- the addB gene encoding helicase-exonuclease AddAB subunit AddB, whose protein sequence is MTLQIIAGRSGTGKTTYLMDEVSVKIKQNSKTYIFIVPDQMTFQMETSFLNKENLEGMLGTQIFSFSRLAWKILQETGGLSKTFLSQTGIEMVIRKAALDQRDKLKIFSRATSRKGFYAELANLFKEMKQEEVSIEDMVKSATNLSTSVNNKIHDISIIYQKYEELLADKFLENEDYLRLLAEKITESDYLNQTEIVIDGFTSFSQQELTVIGALMRKCDKVTVSLALNVPEIKHGLDEYSMFKASTEAYYALLELAKLNGINVEEDKFFLENKRAKTESLAFLANAWGHNKFMAFKEEPHNLSVHQANNRRAEIEGVAREIRQLTLNGYRYQDMAILTRNLGDYDVLCETVMESYNIPIFIDKKRAMSKHPFIEFIRSSLDAILFNWKYEPIFQAVKTEFFFGVAEKSSVLRRKADILENYVLENGIQNKWKWEKEGDWIYRKIRGLSTNVLPQTDEEIQTQSIINEMRSLIVNPLSTLELNLKKAKTGMEFALALYHFLEQVNAVERLESWRQRAEEQGYLELAREHEQAWSAISALLDEFVEVLGEETLDLNSFVEIIATGLDALEFSLLPPSLDQVVLSDMENAKLLDMKVIFAIGMNDGVMPLRQKDNGILSDQDRDALRAEVSNLKPSAKNNIGEEDLLAYKIISLPSDKLFLSYPAADEEGKVLSESNYLRKIKGQFKKLSESVYLTDPGLLSDAEQSSYIRSKQATLGLLTSQLQMYKRGYPLSSVWWDAYNSYFENGKESRMAKQVLSSLYYENKTKPLQEKTAKNLFGETIHASVSRMEKFFSCEFQHFAQYGLKLEERGHFQLQAVDMGEIFHGAMEWISAELKRNNLDWGSLTDQECRQMAKLAMTFLAPKIQHEILLSSKRMEYIQYKLLQIITRATTVLNEQAKSSAFRPVGLEVDFGLKGDIPPLKISLQANSELLLQGRIDRIDMAEQEDRTFLRIIDYKSSSHDLALTEVYYGLALQMLTYLDIVVTNAQKMIGKTAEPAGVLYFHMHNQYVQAEKELSDEAIAKELQKNSKMKGLILSDPVAVSLMDTTLEKGKSSNIVPAEIKQNGELSARSKTATREEFDKMRHFVRHKYQEAGNKILDGAVSINPYKLKERTPCQFCGFRSFCGFDPSLASNQYRHLTNEKTETILAKMDIEGGEQ
- the addA gene encoding helicase-exonuclease AddAB subunit AddA, yielding MGLNIPPKPESSLWTDDQWKAIQAEGNNVLVAAAAGSGKTAVLVTRIIEKLINESANLNVDELLIVTFTNASAAEMKFRIGKGLEEALAQNPDSTHLKRQVALLNYASISTLHSFCLEIIRKYYFDADIDPNFRLIEPIESSMIRDEVLENLLEQEYSIENNEPFFHLVESFTGDRSDAELHALISKLYDFSRANPDPNIWLEEMVDFYNTEETTSITELPYFPIIKEDIELRVNQAKNYLLNAIDYANENNGPVPYLATLENDLAQIEAITELSWNSWGQLKKAIESIDFKRIPTLKNKSDYDEEYVEEAKKFRDAAKKEIKNIATDWFSREEINYLSDLEKMKPDIKTLSRLVKKFAENFFEEKQQRGVLDFNDLEHLALKILLKDNEASEVAKNYQKQFKEVLIDEYQDTNMVQETILRLVTNSGEEQGNLFMVGDVKQSIYRFRLAEPTLFMTKYQTYQQDGNGSGIRIDLSQNFRSRKEVLDATNFIFHQLMDKHIAEIDYDAAAELTLGASFPETTDMATELLLIDMKSVESETEDELSPQELQKNQVESRAIAMKIKEMIDNKFPIFDKKMKQNRPIQYRDIVILARAMTSAPDMEEAMKVQDIPFYANNNSGYFETTEVATMIALMKVIDNPYQDIPLAAVLRSPIIGLNEEELGQVRMAKKNGYFYDALLTYKDTTVSETADKMSDFIQQLNNWRELSIRENLTSLIWQIYQETNFYEFVGGLPGGKQRQANLRALYDRANQYEKTSFRGLFRFVRFVERLEVRGDDLGTAKTLGEKEDVVRMMTIHASKGLEFPVVIVSGLSRKFNMRDIYSKTLLDKDYGFASNYRDIEKMIVYPTIMQQAMKQKKSREMIAEEMRVLYVALTRAEEKLILTATVPDFEKTSKNWLQVAKEKETILPASTRAKAKCYLDWIGNATIRHPNFKELLCEEMIQTLPTDMKLQIEIKTKEMFLTNELEKTETVNWLDNIKEHQPIPVKSPYKDEIQRYMNYEYQNEEATKIRAKQSVTELKRQFSLQDSWSDTTLLKEFQKVSLDRPKFLQQNKLSATEIGTAMHTLMQAVSLEHQPTKEDLEQLLQTMREKDILTEAQLKAINIKQVLGFFESQLGKTMLQKKDLVKREVPFSYLLPVSELYEKVDIDERVLIQGVVDSMIEEEETITLIDYKTDKIEGRYSNWEAAEKIMKERYHIQIKLYAKAIQAISGKKVDAAYLYFFDGQHICQINTKEGF
- the pfkB gene encoding 1-phosphofructokinase, with the translated sequence MIYTITLNPSIDYIVQIDQLNLGGLNRMKQDYKLPGGKGINVSRVLNQLNVPSLATGFLGGFTGNFIKDWLQNEGVKTGFVTVKDDTRINIKLKHGEETEINGLGPAISEKEINGFLKVMDKVTANDIVILSGSVPPSLGNDFYNKIIQICKEKKAEFMIDTTGQELLDALPNHPILIKPNHHELADLFGVKLGSVEELIPYGKKCLELGAQHVIVSMAGDGALLFTGEDVYFADALKGELKNSVGAGDSMIAGFVGTFDKTRDPVKAFAAGVATGGATAFSTDLAQKELIDELLPQVKITKITGRN
- a CDS encoding competence protein ComK; translated protein: MKKEQISTQFYEVNPHTMIIFPKKSGSIVYSEIYEVDSHYTSKFTPFELIKTSCNFFGSSYEGRKEGTKHLIGVTHKPPIIIDPVTSTYVFPTVAPSSTECIWIFPQHIKDYHAIGFNHTLITFSNMETFEIDMSLASFNNQIARTSMLHMKFSQKMRIMESNFPSMNRFFPPTTLAAEPRRYYSTMLPNNEDPNEPQDPEQ
- a CDS encoding PTS fructose transporter subunit IIABC; translation: MRITDLLSKDVMIMSLQATTKEAAIDEMIASLKSNGKINDEVLFKEAIMNREAQSSTGVGEGIAMPHAKTKAVNEPTVVFAKSEKGLDYDALDGQPAHLFFMIAAPDGANATHLETLAALSRLLVHPAFVQSLRDAKTPEEVINLFNNEQEDAEETVVAPTSTNETGKSVVAVTACPTGIAHTYMAAEKLQETANKLGVRIKVETNGSRGVENRLTDKEIAEADGVIIAADVQVDMPRFDGKHLIAKPVAAGIHKPEELIKEAISGNAPIYKAEEGSQATESADGLSIGQQIYKHLMSGVSHMLPFVIGGGIAIAIAFMLDQMLGVPQDQLAKLGSYNEIPALLKQIGDVAFGFMLPVFAGYIAYSISDRPGLVAGFVAGGVASVGGAGFLGALVGGFLAGYAVELIKLALKKLPKTLDGIKVVLFYPVLSVLIVGLLMLLLNVPMSALNTWLNDFLNSLSGTNAVILGLLLGAMMAADLGGPINKAAYIFATGTLAASVATGGSAIMAATMAAGMVPPLATFVATLIFRNKFTAQERDAGLTNSILGASFITEGAIPFAAADPLRMIPSFIAGSAITGAVVMFLNIKVLAPHGGVFVIFLVSQPWFYIIAIIIGTLISAGLIGVLRKKPTV
- a CDS encoding helix-turn-helix domain-containing protein — encoded protein: MEFGEKLIHLRKKNRLTQKQLAAKIGTTASTISKYENDNHRPPIFILAKLAEILGTTTDFLLDDVAGLREKNSVNAFPLIGNPELEKWYLELPYTYSEDELLMLKRIADAIENKK
- a CDS encoding IDEAL domain-containing protein, which produces MVICKSLDFGKVVFSSCFLFFLSILQFFKIVINMSEGVVVVEMRDFSNSLMNQVGVLKGEKELTNVFIECFLTMLLEERKLEQLRAEIDKALDNRNKAEFMKLTEKMNKIQQEMLAFD